In Candidatus Paceibacterota bacterium, a genomic segment contains:
- a CDS encoding peroxiredoxin — protein MLKVGDLAPAFSLVDQDGDCKSLSDYIGSITLIYFYPKDDTPGCTKEACSIRDAWADYKKAGVQVVGISSDAPESHKIFQEKYKLPFTLLSDRDRSTIAEYGAKGIGTKRISYLIGPDGCVLKAYPKVDPALHADEILADVKKFSK, from the coding sequence ATGTTAAAAGTTGGCGACCTGGCTCCTGCATTTTCACTCGTAGATCAAGACGGTGATTGTAAATCCCTTTCGGACTACATCGGTTCAATTACCCTCATCTATTTCTACCCAAAGGATGACACTCCTGGTTGTACCAAAGAAGCCTGCTCTATTCGTGACGCATGGGCTGATTACAAGAAAGCTGGCGTACAAGTAGTTGGTATCAGCTCTGACGCTCCAGAGAGCCACAAAATTTTCCAGGAAAAATACAAGCTTCCTTTCACTCTCCTTTCTGATCGTGACCGCTCAACAATCGCTGAGTATGGTGCAAAAGGAATCGGCACAAAACGAATTTCATACTTAATTGGTCCTGATGGATGTGTCTTAAAAGCATACCCAAAGGTTGACCCCGCATTACACGCCGACGAGATCCTCGCTGACGTCAAAAAATTCTCTAAGTAA
- a CDS encoding DUF892 family protein — MAKITDFSKAFEAKIQALYDIEHQVVKALPKMVKGATNPMLKKSFELHLGETKDHIVRLEKIFKILGAKPKKLACEGIRGIIADGEWVMKEVDAPEVVQDAMLAGAVRYVEHYEMAGYMAAIDEAKSLGLPDVLTLLMQTHDEEKAADKELASTAKMLMRQG, encoded by the coding sequence ATGGCCAAAATTACAGATTTTTCAAAAGCATTTGAAGCAAAGATACAAGCGCTCTACGATATTGAACACCAAGTCGTAAAAGCACTTCCAAAAATGGTTAAAGGAGCGACTAACCCAATGTTAAAGAAGTCGTTTGAATTACACCTAGGAGAAACAAAAGATCACATTGTTCGTCTCGAGAAGATATTTAAGATATTAGGTGCAAAACCAAAGAAACTCGCGTGTGAAGGAATTCGAGGAATTATCGCAGATGGGGAATGGGTGATGAAAGAAGTAGATGCTCCAGAAGTTGTGCAAGACGCAATGCTTGCAGGCGCTGTACGATATGTTGAACACTATGAAATGGCAGGATATATGGCAGCAATTGATGAAGCAAAATCACTCGGTCTCCCAGATGTACTTACACTTCTCATGCAGACACATGACGAAGAGAAGGCGGCCGACAAAGAACTTGCGTCAACTGCAAAGATGCTTATGAGACAAGGGTAA
- a CDS encoding slipin family protein gives MEPIFIGLGIVLFIILISIRQINQYERGLRFTLGKFTATLEPGWRLVIPVFQSYQKVDMRLKATDVPDQNAITRDNVSVSVNAVIYYRVSSAERAILEVQDFVYAISQYAQTTMRNIVGEVTLDELLANRDKIAERIKEIVDKETDAWGLKVQNVELKDISLPQDMERTIAKQAEAEREKRAVIITSEGELAAAKNMADAARMLSEVPGALHLRTLQAINDISSDQSNTVVFTLPLEIVKAFEGYNRKEGGQG, from the coding sequence ATGGAACCAATTTTTATAGGTTTAGGGATAGTGTTATTCATCATTCTTATCAGTATCCGTCAAATTAATCAATACGAACGGGGTCTACGGTTTACGCTTGGAAAATTTACCGCAACGCTTGAACCTGGTTGGAGATTGGTAATCCCAGTTTTTCAGTCATACCAAAAAGTGGATATGCGACTCAAGGCAACTGATGTTCCTGACCAAAACGCCATTACACGTGACAACGTATCTGTCAGTGTTAATGCTGTCATCTACTACCGTGTATCAAGTGCAGAACGTGCCATCCTTGAAGTGCAAGATTTCGTGTACGCAATATCACAGTACGCACAGACAACTATGCGAAACATTGTCGGAGAGGTGACACTCGATGAACTTCTTGCAAACCGAGACAAAATAGCAGAACGTATTAAAGAAATTGTGGATAAAGAGACTGACGCGTGGGGACTTAAAGTGCAAAACGTGGAGTTGAAGGATATTTCACTTCCACAGGATATGGAGCGGACAATTGCCAAGCAAGCAGAGGCAGAACGAGAGAAAAGGGCAGTAATTATCACGTCAGAAGGAGAGTTGGCGGCTGCAAAAAACATGGCGGACGCTGCACGAATGCTTTCTGAAGTTCCCGGAGCCCTCCATCTTCGAACACTTCAAGCTATCAATGACATTTCCTCTGACCAGTCAAATACCGTTGTCTTTACGCTTCCTTTGGAGATTGTAAAAGCATTTGAAGGATACAACCGAAAAGAGGGTGGACAAGGGTAG
- a CDS encoding replication-associated recombination protein A encodes MEPLASKIRPRTIEEFVGQEHVIGGGKLLRIAIEKKHLFSFILWGPPGVGKTTLARMYARSLNAELHELSAVSAGKDDIRKIVDAPKGLYDQPKVLFLDEIHRFNKSQQDFLLPHVESGALTLIGATTENPSFEVIPALLSRCRIFILNELKPDEMKQIIKRSGIDIDDAAIDWLVRFADGDARQALSSLEAATSLYTTVTVETLKEALQSKTLRYDKKGEGHYNTISAFIKSLRASQPDAALYYLARMIKSGEDPKFIARRMVIFASEDIGLAQPTALVVANAVFRAVETVGMPEAAISLGHGAAYLAECKKDRRAYDGIMAALEDAEKFGNLPIPLKVRNAPTKLMKDIGYGKEYEMYDTDSYLPEELKGKKYLQS; translated from the coding sequence ATGGAACCTCTGGCATCAAAAATTCGTCCTCGTACCATTGAGGAGTTTGTTGGCCAAGAACATGTTATTGGTGGAGGTAAGCTACTTCGCATTGCTATTGAAAAGAAACACCTGTTCTCATTTATCCTCTGGGGTCCACCTGGGGTTGGAAAGACAACACTTGCTCGGATGTATGCGAGAAGTTTAAATGCCGAACTACATGAGCTTTCTGCGGTATCTGCAGGGAAGGATGACATTCGAAAAATAGTAGATGCTCCGAAAGGTCTCTATGACCAGCCGAAAGTATTATTTTTAGATGAGATTCATCGATTCAACAAAAGCCAACAAGATTTTTTGCTTCCACATGTTGAGTCAGGTGCACTTACGCTCATTGGTGCAACAACTGAGAACCCAAGTTTTGAAGTAATTCCGGCGTTACTGTCTCGTTGCAGAATATTTATTCTCAATGAACTCAAACCAGATGAAATGAAACAGATCATTAAACGATCTGGAATTGATATTGATGATGCGGCAATTGATTGGTTAGTACGTTTTGCAGATGGAGATGCACGACAGGCACTTTCATCACTTGAGGCAGCCACAAGTTTATATACAACCGTTACTGTTGAAACATTAAAAGAAGCACTGCAATCAAAAACGTTACGGTACGACAAGAAAGGGGAGGGACACTACAATACAATTTCTGCATTCATAAAAAGTCTCCGTGCGAGCCAACCAGACGCCGCGCTATATTATCTCGCTCGCATGATTAAATCTGGCGAAGACCCAAAATTCATCGCACGACGCATGGTGATCTTTGCAAGTGAAGATATCGGCCTTGCCCAACCAACAGCACTTGTGGTGGCAAATGCAGTCTTCAGGGCAGTAGAGACAGTGGGTATGCCTGAAGCAGCAATCAGTTTAGGGCACGGTGCAGCATATTTGGCTGAATGCAAGAAAGATAGGCGTGCATACGATGGAATTATGGCTGCACTTGAAGATGCAGAGAAGTTTGGCAATCTTCCAATTCCTCTTAAGGTTAGAAATGCTCCTACAAAACTTATGAAAGATATTGGTTATGGAAAAGAATATGAGATGTATGACACTGATAGTTATCTTCCTGAAGAACTAAAAGGAAAGAAATACTTGCAATCATAG
- a CDS encoding HAMP domain-containing sensor histidine kinase — protein MFWFYIKKYDSVAVTGTNLLLIIGASFGAVSWGMTLEMAMLTFALVIIISFLTLSRTDAILTTILTFVTFSFLWYLQVEGHIAQNQSWKVDLDHLDGIEFLVFLAFFAVLAFIARREIQNALTDADQFETDLLAEKSKLEETVIARTEELRKKQAEELFVLYRFVEFGKLSAGLFHDLINPLTALSISLHQLSASKDGETDPGKPSNVDPARQVELAHIKTALGASIQLGKLIEQTKSVLKLEKEEKPFVVAKEIDQLMGIFQFRARKENYSLSFVHAHSPELSLIGSPARFNQVIMNLLSNACDAVEEKITKNKIIEGEEVTILSSVVDGTLTISVKDTGTGIPADKLPNIFTHFFTTKNTSEHREHGRSGTGIGLSQAKEIIEKDFKGKLTVRTQGGKGSEFIASIPLGK, from the coding sequence ATGTTTTGGTTTTATATAAAAAAATATGACTCTGTCGCAGTCACAGGAACCAATCTTCTGTTAATCATTGGTGCATCATTTGGAGCAGTTTCGTGGGGAATGACCCTTGAAATGGCAATGCTAACCTTTGCCCTGGTGATCATTATCTCCTTCCTCACCCTTTCCCGTACTGACGCCATCCTAACTACAATCCTCACGTTCGTAACCTTCTCATTCCTCTGGTATCTACAAGTTGAGGGACATATCGCACAGAACCAGTCTTGGAAAGTTGATTTGGATCACCTGGATGGTATTGAATTTCTTGTATTTCTTGCCTTCTTTGCTGTACTTGCGTTTATTGCTCGACGTGAAATCCAAAACGCCCTCACAGACGCAGACCAATTTGAAACCGATTTGCTAGCTGAAAAATCAAAACTTGAAGAAACCGTAATAGCCCGAACAGAAGAACTACGAAAGAAACAGGCTGAGGAGTTATTTGTACTCTATAGGTTTGTAGAATTTGGAAAGCTGTCAGCTGGTCTCTTTCACGATCTCATTAATCCCCTCACCGCCCTTTCTATCTCTCTCCACCAACTTTCAGCATCAAAGGATGGAGAGACTGATCCTGGAAAACCATCGAATGTTGACCCTGCTCGACAAGTAGAACTCGCACATATTAAAACAGCCCTTGGTGCCTCAATACAATTAGGAAAACTTATTGAGCAAACAAAAAGCGTATTAAAGCTTGAGAAAGAAGAAAAACCGTTTGTGGTAGCAAAAGAAATCGACCAATTAATGGGAATCTTCCAATTCCGTGCTCGTAAAGAGAATTACTCCCTATCATTCGTACACGCCCATAGTCCCGAGCTTTCTCTTATCGGCTCCCCTGCGAGGTTTAACCAAGTGATCATGAACCTTCTTTCAAATGCATGTGACGCAGTGGAAGAAAAAATTACAAAAAATAAAATTATAGAAGGAGAAGAAGTCACCATTCTATCTTCAGTGGTTGATGGAACATTAACTATTTCAGTAAAAGATACTGGTACTGGAATTCCAGCAGACAAACTTCCAAATATCTTCACCCACTTCTTCACCACAAAAAATACTTCTGAGCACAGAGAACATGGACGCTCAGGAACTGGTATTGGCCTTTCACAAGCCAAAGAAATTATTGAAAAAGATTTCAAAGGAAAACTTACCGTCCGCACACAAGGTGGAAAAGGTTCTGAGTTTATTGCTTCAATTCCTTTGGGAAAATAA
- a CDS encoding lmo0937 family membrane protein, translating to MLTTIAVVLIILWLLGVVGTYSIGWFIHVLLVAAVILFLVRIIQGKNPVQ from the coding sequence ATGCTTACAACAATTGCAGTCGTATTGATCATTCTTTGGTTACTTGGAGTAGTGGGAACATATTCAATCGGATGGTTCATCCATGTGCTACTCGTAGCTGCAGTTATTCTTTTCCTTGTTCGAATCATTCAGGGAAAGAATCCTGTTCAATAA
- a CDS encoding phage holin family protein, with product MSSILHWTVSALFIVLLAYLIPGVDSTLTGAFLAALVIGLINVFIRPVISVLTLPVNIITLGIFSLIVNALLIMIAAEIVPGFSVSGFWAAFFFAIILAVITSIFGVGKNGPLKQ from the coding sequence TTGTCATCGATACTTCACTGGACCGTTTCTGCTTTATTCATTGTGCTTTTGGCGTACTTAATTCCAGGTGTTGATTCAACACTTACCGGAGCATTCCTTGCAGCACTAGTGATTGGACTTATAAATGTGTTTATTAGGCCAGTCATTTCTGTGCTCACACTACCAGTAAACATCATCACACTTGGTATTTTTTCCCTCATCGTCAACGCACTCTTGATTATGATTGCAGCAGAAATTGTTCCGGGGTTCTCAGTCAGTGGGTTTTGGGCAGCGTTCTTCTTTGCAATCATTCTTGCGGTCATTACTTCAATCTTTGGAGTGGGGAAGAATGGTCCCCTGAAGCAATAG
- a CDS encoding FAD-binding oxidoreductase: MDYEAVEKALKEKLEGDVTTESKSLLAYETDASIFKVKPALVVYPKNTEDIQKLVAYVSDHKESMPELSITARAAGTCMSGGSLSESIVMDVTRYMSHLGEVTDKTIEVEPGAFYRDMETKTLEHNLILPSYTASKNLCTIGGMIANNSSGERTLTYGDTSKYLESLDVVLADGNTYTFKALAQHELEEKMGLDTFEGEIYRKVVDLVAQNYDLIRAKRPRVSKNSSGYLLWNMWNKDKFNLAQLICGSQGTLGLFTKSTLSLVEQKKYKTLLVMELRTLAPLPAVINTVLAYKPECFESFDEHTFALAETYMPESAAKVVTDKATVITLIAEFCSNNRAFAEQIAADAKEALEDRGIEAHIIESEEDQSHYWKIRRSSFALLKSHSGEKERTAPFIDDIIVRPEDLPSFLPRLQAILADYKMTYTLAGHVGNGNFHLIPLVDMEAADAADKIIELARRVFALVFEYGGSMAGEHNDGIIRTPFVKDMFGPEMYDLFVKTKNIFDPKNIFNPGKKVGGTMEYAKAHIVKTNTNEHL, encoded by the coding sequence ATGGATTATGAAGCTGTAGAAAAAGCCCTCAAAGAAAAACTCGAGGGAGATGTGACTACAGAATCGAAGTCTCTTCTCGCCTATGAGACTGATGCAAGTATTTTCAAGGTAAAGCCAGCACTTGTAGTTTATCCAAAGAACACTGAAGACATCCAGAAACTGGTTGCATACGTTTCCGACCACAAGGAATCAATGCCTGAGCTTTCAATTACCGCCCGTGCAGCTGGAACATGTATGTCAGGTGGATCACTCAGTGAGTCTATCGTTATGGACGTTACACGGTACATGTCACACCTTGGTGAAGTAACTGATAAGACAATTGAAGTTGAGCCTGGTGCGTTCTATCGAGACATGGAAACGAAGACACTCGAGCACAACCTCATTCTTCCTTCATACACTGCATCAAAAAACCTCTGCACCATTGGAGGAATGATTGCCAACAACTCATCAGGTGAACGAACACTTACATACGGTGACACGAGTAAATATCTTGAGTCTCTCGATGTAGTACTTGCTGATGGAAATACATACACATTCAAAGCACTCGCTCAACACGAACTCGAAGAGAAAATGGGACTTGATACGTTCGAAGGAGAAATTTATCGAAAAGTAGTTGACCTCGTTGCACAAAATTATGATCTTATCCGCGCAAAGCGCCCACGAGTATCAAAGAACTCTTCTGGATACCTCCTCTGGAACATGTGGAACAAAGACAAGTTCAACCTTGCACAATTAATTTGCGGATCACAAGGAACACTTGGACTCTTCACCAAAAGTACCCTCTCGTTAGTTGAGCAAAAAAAGTACAAGACACTCCTTGTCATGGAACTTCGTACGCTCGCTCCCCTTCCTGCAGTTATTAATACCGTTCTTGCATACAAACCTGAATGTTTTGAATCATTCGACGAACACACATTCGCACTTGCTGAGACCTATATGCCTGAGTCAGCTGCAAAAGTTGTAACTGATAAAGCTACAGTCATCACCTTGATTGCAGAGTTCTGCAGCAACAACCGTGCGTTTGCCGAGCAAATTGCCGCTGACGCAAAAGAAGCACTTGAAGATCGTGGTATCGAGGCACATATTATTGAATCCGAAGAAGACCAGTCACATTACTGGAAAATCCGTCGCTCAAGCTTCGCACTCTTGAAGAGTCACAGTGGTGAAAAAGAACGTACTGCTCCATTTATCGACGACATCATTGTCCGTCCTGAAGACCTTCCATCCTTCCTTCCACGACTCCAAGCTATTCTTGCTGACTATAAGATGACATACACACTCGCAGGGCACGTTGGTAACGGAAACTTCCATTTGATTCCACTTGTAGACATGGAGGCAGCTGATGCAGCTGACAAGATCATTGAACTTGCACGACGCGTATTTGCACTCGTATTTGAATACGGAGGATCAATGGCAGGAGAACACAACGACGGTATTATCCGCACTCCATTTGTGAAAGACATGTTCGGACCTGAGATGTACGACCTATTTGTGAAGACAAAGAACATCTTCGACCCAAAAAACATCTTTAATCCAGGCAAAAAAGTTGGTGGCACCATGGAATATGCCAAAGCGCATATTGTGAAAACGAATACAAACGAACATTTGTAA
- a CDS encoding metal-dependent hydrolase, whose product MFIDLLLGFIIGTLTGFITTGEFYYPYVGAALLFSLLPDIDFLIYHSYNEIDRMSHCHRRILHYPLVYIPIGAIIVTLFSLDPTYGILFIVVSLAHFIHDTGWIGYGVQWAYPLRREHYFFGKKTNTALESTTGIYSDTPENVDRHAQIHGDDNWLLKKVSKVRIIKK is encoded by the coding sequence ATGTTTATTGATCTTCTACTAGGATTCATCATCGGCACCCTCACTGGCTTCATTACAACTGGTGAATTTTATTACCCGTACGTTGGTGCCGCCCTCCTCTTCTCCCTTCTTCCTGATATTGATTTCCTTATCTACCACTCATATAACGAGATTGATCGCATGAGTCATTGCCACAGACGAATACTTCACTATCCATTGGTATATATACCAATCGGAGCAATCATCGTGACCCTCTTTTCTCTTGATCCTACATATGGCATTCTATTTATAGTCGTATCCCTCGCCCACTTTATTCACGACACAGGTTGGATTGGTTACGGTGTGCAATGGGCATATCCACTTCGAAGAGAGCATTACTTCTTCGGAAAGAAAACTAATACCGCGCTTGAATCAACAACAGGTATCTACTCTGACACTCCTGAGAACGTTGATCGACACGCACAAATACATGGTGACGATAACTGGTTATTGAAAAAGGTTTCAAAGGTTCGTATTATCAAAAAATAA
- a CDS encoding RNA-binding protein, with product MVKKLYVGGLPYSTTEDQLNEAFSKAGSVVSAAIIMDKMTGRSKGFGFVEMADDAAAQAAIDMYDSKDFDGRRLTVNEARPKEDRPRREFRDFR from the coding sequence ATGGTAAAGAAATTGTATGTCGGTGGTCTTCCATATTCCACTACAGAAGATCAGCTCAATGAGGCATTCTCAAAGGCTGGATCAGTCGTATCAGCAGCGATCATCATGGACAAAATGACAGGACGATCAAAGGGATTCGGCTTCGTAGAAATGGCAGATGATGCTGCAGCACAAGCAGCGATCGACATGTACGACAGTAAGGATTTCGATGGACGACGTCTCACAGTAAATGAGGCACGCCCAAAGGAAGACCGACCTCGTCGTGAATTCCGGGACTTCCGGTAA
- a CDS encoding MFS transporter has translation MKRKRGIVPIVFFTVFMDILGFGLVIPVIPQLIANPHAALYIFSSSASLKVGLTLLGILIAVYPLGQFFASPILGQLSDQYGRKRLLAICIFGASLAYIVFTAGVLVESVTLMILARLVGGLFGGNITIAQTILADTTEAKERTTAFGVIGAAYGLGFILGPFIGGILSDSNIYSSFGPAVPFMLAALLSFVNSLFVIFILPETLKEKSRTVLRWGKAFSHIAEAFRDIQLRKLFIANLLFFSGFTFFTSFISAFLGNKLGIENASTIGSFFAFAGICLVLAQVLIIRFLSRKYHERTILRVALPTAGILLIFFIVPKSLTGIYALVPLFAVFIGLVQANMNSLISKVAPGGEEGRIMGINTSVIALGQMFPPAIAGVLAAGTILSAPIILGGTLVLLSSVFFWRK, from the coding sequence ATGAAAAGAAAACGGGGGATAGTGCCAATTGTTTTCTTTACCGTCTTCATGGATATTTTGGGTTTTGGTTTGGTCATCCCAGTTATCCCACAATTGATCGCAAACCCACATGCTGCGCTGTATATCTTCTCCTCGAGTGCTTCGCTTAAGGTGGGTCTTACACTCTTGGGAATCCTGATTGCGGTGTACCCCTTGGGGCAATTCTTTGCCTCTCCTATACTGGGGCAGCTATCTGATCAGTACGGAAGGAAACGACTACTTGCTATCTGCATCTTCGGTGCGTCCCTTGCGTACATTGTGTTTACTGCAGGAGTCCTTGTCGAGAGTGTTACGCTCATGATACTTGCTCGTTTAGTAGGTGGATTGTTTGGTGGAAACATCACCATTGCACAGACAATACTTGCTGATACTACAGAGGCGAAAGAGCGCACAACTGCTTTCGGTGTAATTGGTGCAGCGTATGGGCTTGGGTTTATTCTCGGCCCATTTATCGGAGGAATATTATCTGACTCAAATATTTATAGTTCATTTGGACCAGCAGTTCCATTTATGCTCGCTGCATTGTTATCTTTTGTTAATTCACTGTTTGTTATCTTTATTCTTCCAGAAACTCTTAAAGAAAAATCTCGTACAGTGTTGCGATGGGGAAAAGCATTTTCACATATTGCTGAAGCGTTTAGAGATATACAGCTACGAAAATTATTTATTGCAAATCTATTATTTTTTTCTGGATTCACATTCTTTACATCGTTTATTAGTGCATTCCTTGGAAACAAACTAGGAATTGAAAACGCATCAACGATTGGAAGTTTCTTTGCTTTTGCAGGAATTTGTTTAGTGCTTGCACAAGTACTCATCATTAGATTTCTTAGTCGAAAGTATCACGAGCGAACTATTTTAAGAGTTGCACTACCAACTGCAGGAATATTATTAATCTTTTTTATAGTTCCAAAGTCACTGACTGGAATCTACGCACTCGTTCCACTCTTTGCAGTATTTATTGGTCTTGTACAAGCAAATATGAATTCATTGATTAGCAAAGTAGCACCAGGCGGGGAAGAGGGACGGATTATGGGAATCAATACCAGTGTCATTGCACTTGGCCAGATGTTTCCACCAGCTATTGCCGGGGTCTTGGCAGCAGGAACAATACTTAGTGCACCGATTATTTTAGGTGGAACACTCGTACTGTTGAGTTCGGTGTTTTTCTGGAGAAAATAA
- a CDS encoding CapA family protein — MHYDQELAERKKSKDIRSTTTIAFFGDMMLDRYLRLRIEESDASYPFVGLRDILNKAQYRPDHVVVNGEGPFSGDRSVTRGLAGSPLQFTFDPAWLKGVKDAGIGYVGQANNHMLDFGMDGYETSMKNITDAGLIPFGGPNNDGPVAHIPVGNATATLIAFNQFSPNLSLEDSVERLIIDIQAAEARGEFVIVFPHWGEEYVRYPTTFQRSAAERFILAGADMIIGAHPHVVQISEVIHGVPVYYSLGNFIFDQAFMQEVREGMMLSITLASDEKKNIFITEIGEISFDIRKGQALPRN, encoded by the coding sequence ATGCACTATGATCAAGAATTAGCAGAAAGAAAAAAGAGTAAAGATATACGCTCGACAACAACTATCGCTTTTTTTGGAGACATGATGCTCGATCGGTATTTGCGACTTCGTATTGAAGAGTCTGATGCGTCATACCCGTTTGTCGGTCTCCGGGATATTTTAAATAAAGCGCAATACAGACCTGATCATGTTGTTGTTAACGGGGAAGGACCGTTTAGCGGAGATCGGTCTGTAACACGAGGGCTCGCTGGCAGCCCGCTTCAGTTCACCTTTGATCCGGCGTGGCTTAAGGGAGTAAAAGACGCAGGCATCGGATATGTTGGTCAGGCAAATAACCACATGCTCGATTTTGGAATGGATGGATACGAAACATCAATGAAAAATATTACTGATGCTGGCCTTATCCCTTTTGGTGGACCAAACAACGACGGACCAGTTGCGCATATTCCAGTTGGAAATGCCACTGCAACACTGATTGCGTTTAATCAATTTTCACCAAACCTTTCACTTGAGGATTCTGTCGAGAGACTGATTATTGATATCCAAGCAGCAGAAGCACGTGGCGAGTTTGTGATTGTGTTTCCGCACTGGGGAGAAGAGTATGTTCGCTATCCAACAACATTCCAGCGCTCAGCAGCAGAGAGATTTATTCTTGCAGGTGCGGATATGATTATCGGCGCACACCCACACGTCGTACAAATTTCCGAAGTGATACACGGAGTGCCTGTATATTATTCACTCGGCAATTTTATTTTCGATCAGGCGTTCATGCAGGAGGTTCGAGAAGGGATGATGTTATCAATTACACTCGCATCAGACGAGAAGAAAAATATTTTTATTACTGAGATTGGAGAAATTTCTTTTGATATTCGTAAAGGACAAGCACTTCCGAGAAATTAA